In the Harmonia axyridis chromosome 3, icHarAxyr1.1, whole genome shotgun sequence genome, one interval contains:
- the LOC123676898 gene encoding MOB kinase activator-like 3: protein MALNNFLDFFQIQKEKTFRPKKKFAHGTIRYSLHKQACASLNSGINLRNAVKLPSGEDLNDWVAVHVVDFFNRINLIYGTISEYCTDQTCPTMSGGPRFEYLWADGAKYKRPTPLPAREYISNLMDWIEIQINNQALFPCTSDLPFPKNFLTHCSKILARLHRVFVHVYIHHFQNIVTIAAEAHVNTCYKHFYYFVTEFDLVSTKELEPLSEMASKICKDSPE, encoded by the exons ATGGCTCTTAACAACTTTTTGGATTTCTTTCAGATCCAGAAGGAGAAG ACCTtcagaccaaaaaaaaaatttgctcaTGGCACTATACGGTACAGTTTGCACAAACAAGCTTGTGCTAGCTTAAATTCTGGCATAAATTTGAGAAATGCTGTGAAATTACCTTCAGGAGAAGATCTGAATGATTGGGTTGCAGTCCATG ttgtggATTTTTTCAACAGAATAAATCTCATTTATGGTACAATTTCCGAATATTGTACAGACCAAACATGTCCTACAATGTCAGGTGGTCCCCGATTTGAGTACTTGTGGGCTGATGGGGCGAAATACAAAAGACCTACACCCTTACCAGCAAGAGAGTACATTAGCAATCTAATGGATTGGATTGAGatacaaataaataatcaaGCGTTATTTCCTTGTACATCAGACCTACCTTTTCCGAAGAATTTCCTAACCCATTGCAGTAAAATCTTGGCTAGACTACACCGAGTTTTTGTCCATGTGTATATACATCATTTTCAAAACATCGTAACAATAGCCGCT GAAGCTCATGTCAACACCTGCTATAAACATTTCTACTACTTTGTGACTGAATTTGATTTGGTTAGTACCAAAGAATTGGAGCCATTGAGTGAGATGGCTTCTAAAATATGTAAGGATTCTCCCGAGTAA
- the LOC123676897 gene encoding zinc finger protein 729-like produces METKLCRICGRLGTTHQDIFKLEGLIHKIETCLPIFVTQHCLLPDTICDECLENITKFYHFIKNCLQNIIILESQYDVTESCLKSRRKHDKSCLVNISEHNKAKETQTDDTYDILFTKYEENSKNVKLPIHGCDKNLVAYEVDSDNSEPENDSPNRGVVLVNRRNNKKIDDLLSDLLNKTPFTKQYFDNFENNIINEITHRRAVKRKLETIENDPMKIFKVDSGNRRKNKVPKKFPSNISFQNNGISDFVQESNQAEINDKKIGNHLGIASSQSITTLDPILPQNCLLCDEKLCGPAELATHVFEIHNLDLNKTMENFSDKKKKIPNLLKISDIKRNSSSDDNPYDSSSPQNHQADFSCHICTYSSLTKKDLYHHCQSEHSAEVPLMCGICFQPMTSLVNLRNHLKICAIEYPVKTRYFCTICKYGEDGMREMENHVLIHEFLKDRCNKEVRMFDPADYVELNYSCEFGPVSPSSKNLSCSLCFQSNFQSFEDFSNHRRKQHSKFHCDLCNKFYGRNSHLWKHVNRLHKNHPSITCQICQKTSASKYHLGQHFSKIHSSKHTKNTNDMLNTDDMNFELGNDHSVFGKYDFMKREKKSTSSEFDDISNNAASDQDMLDEVFAANVPVPKEVDASSHLYTNIITNYTPPPNGGDFKCPKCSKGFSKKILLKKHKKNCRPKLQKDLLTRCKSCARIFKDRQSLAKHLVNYHSEYTCEICSQKTQSKCEIVSHIRFTHPKCKLFCKICGTILRSQQNLADHINDHSNSYVCQFCGDSLPSKIKLKMHILSLHRKILSLSCGICLKLFENQHILKDHVQLVHKNDLRPLTSCTVCGKNYGSKWKTYDHLNKSHGRIFKVCKTCLEVFNSEEELNLHCEEMHSLNNQNISSIKQSTYVKQEAEEIDESESCKEEMEGVEEIDQPSDETFNNFTPDISAVKISMLEKRLMGKKIEKEDTCPKLEENKTSEEQPKFLSIKSKLATTKKSANSPRYEYDVAQQSSSKRTVYVNSDVPSLCEICFKTWPAKKHLWQHYIRCHKSVAATVCGICLKTNVDYVTLQEHLKQNHPTLLHGQGFGSNFICRVCGRYHNASSKLKLHMAIHENFNWSILETTNDGEKMLQRTEDNETYFESLIEQVECSSNEDEETEDEHKVEKEGNDDSSSSEINDSDSDSISEDSNRNQNDTKQHYRNNSSENYGEGDMINKNNECSQVTTEFQSTESDNSSSESCSSEDEDTVGGNEERSNTTSSNEVLIVNGFTNSSSNAIVVNSMGDSLPFDDSGLLGFKTEELDSAVKSISLECGTQVKEDSDIEYCELSMGTALNDGEIESAVGSIL; encoded by the exons ATGGAGACCAAATTATGCAGAATATGTGGGCGACTAGGTACAACCCATCAAGATATATTCAAATTAGAAGGTTTGATACACAAAATAGAAACTTGCCTTCCAATATTT GTGACACAGCATTGCCTCTTACCAGATACTATATGCGACGAATGCTTGGAAAATATCACAAAGTtctatcatttcatcaaaaactgCCTacaaaatatcataattttggaATCTCAGTACGATGTCACAGAATCTTGCTTAAAGTCAAGAAGAAAGCATGATAAAAGTTGCCTGGTGAATATTTCTGAACATAATAAAGCTAAAGAAACTCAAACTGATGATACATACGAtatattatttacaaaatatgaagaaaattcaaaaaatgttaagtTACCAATTCATGGTTGTGATAAAAATTTAGTTGCTTATGAGGTTGATTCTGATAATTCAGAACCTGAAAATGATTCTCCCAATAGAGGAGTTGTTCTTGTAAATAggagaaataataagaaaattgaTGATTTACTAAGTGATCTCTTAAATAAGACACCTTTCACTAAACAGTATTTCGATaactttgaaaataatattataaatgaaataaccCACAGAAGGGCAGTAAAAAGAAAGTTAGAAACGATTGAGAACGAtccaatgaaaatttttaaagtTGATAGTGGAAATCGCAGGAAAAATAAAGTACCAAAAAAATTTCCCAGCAATATTAGTTTCCAAAATAATGGAATTTCTGACTTtgtacaagaatcaaatcaagctgaaatcaatgacaaaaaaattggaaatcaccTAGGAATTGCTAGCTCCCAG AGTATTACGACACTAGATCCAATACTACCCCAAAATTGCCTTTTatgtgatgaaaaattatgtggACCTGCAGAACTAGCAACACACGTTTTCGAAATACACAATTTGGATCTCAATAAAACAATGGAAAATTTCTCtgataaaaagaaaaagattCCTAATCTTTTGAAAATATCAGATATCAAGAGGAATAGCAGTTCTG ATGACAATCCATATGATTCAAGTTCTCCCCAAAATCATCAAGCTGACTTCTCCTGTCATATTTGTACCTATTCGTCTTTGACCAAAAAAGATTTATACCATCATTGTCAATCAGAACATTCTGCAGAAGTTCCACTTATGTGTGGGATATGTTTCCAACCCATGACATCTCTCGTAAATTTAAGAAACCATCTAAAGATCTGTGCTATCGAGTATCCTGTAAAAACAAGGTATTTCTGCACTATATGTAAGTATGGTGAGGATGGAATGAGAGAAATGGAAAATCATGTTTTGATACATGAATTTCTAAAGGACAGATGCAACAAGGAGGTGAGGATGTTTGATCCGGCAGATTATGTTGAGCTTAATTATTCTTGTGAATTTG GACCCGTTTCCCCATCATCTAAAAACCTAAGCTGCAGCTTATGTTTTCAGTCAAACTTCCAGTCATTTGAAGACTTCAGCAACCATAGACGCAAGCAGCACAGTAAATTCCATTGCGACTTATGCAACAAATTTTATGGAAGAAACTCTCACCTCTGGAAACATGTCAATCGACTGCACAAAAACCATCCAAGCATCACCTGTCAAATTTGCCAAAAAACCAGTGCTTCAAAATACCATTTGGGACAACATTTCTCCAAAATTCATTCTTCTAAACACACAAAAAACACTAACGATATGCTTAACACTGATGACATGAATTTTGAATTGGGGAATGATCATTCTGTGTTCGGAAAGTACGATTTTATGAAAAGGGAAAAGAAAAGTACTTCTTCAGAATTCGATGATATCTCAAATAATGCAGCCTCAGATCAAGATATGTTGGATGAGGTTTTCGCAGCAAATGTCCCAGTTCCTAAAGAGGTTGATGCTTCTAGTCATCTGTACACAAATATTATAACAAATTATACACCTCCTCCAAATGGGGGAGATTTCAAATGTCCGAAATGTTCTAAGGGATTCTCTAAGAAAATATTACTGaagaaacacaaaaaaaactGTAGGCCCAAGCTGCAAAAAGACCTTCTGACCCGTTGCAAATCCTGCGCTAGGATATTCAAAGACAGACAAAGTCTGGCAAAACATCTGGTCAATTACCACTCTGAATATACTTGTGAAATTTGCTCACAAAAAACTCAGAGTAAATGTGAGATAGTGTCTCACATAAGATTCACTCACCCTAAATGTAAGCTCTTCTGTAAGATCTGCGGAACCATTTTACGTTCCCAGCAAAATCTAGCAGATCACATTAATGATCACTCGAATTCTTATGTTTGTCAATTTTGTGGAGACTCTTTACCTTCCAAAATTAAACTGAAAATGCATATTTTAAGTCTACATAGGAAAATCTTGAGTTTAAGCTGTGGTATTTGTTTGAAGTTGTTCGAAAACCAACACATCCTGAAAGACCACGTTCAGTTAGTACATAAAAATGATCTCAGACCTTTGACCTCTTGTACTGTATGCGGTAAAAACTATGGCTCAAAATGGAAAACCTATGACCATTTGAATAAGTCTCACGGCCGCATCTTCAAGGTTTGCAAAACCTGTTTGGAGGTATTTAATTCGGAAGAGGAGTTGAACTTACATTGTGAAGAAATGCATTCtttgaataatcaaaatatatCCAGCATCAAACAAAGCACTTATGTGAAGCAAGAAGCAGAAGAGATTGACGAATCGGAAAGTTGCAAAGAAGAAATGGAAGGAGTGGAAGAAATTGATCAGCCCAGTGATGAAACGTTCAATAATTTCACCCCAGACATATCTGCAGTAAAGATATCAATGCTAGAAAAGAGGTTGATGggtaaaaaaatagaaaaagaagaCACTTGCCCAAAATTGGAAGAAAACAAAACCAGTGAAGAACAACCTAAGTTCctttcaataaaatcaaaacttgCGACAACAAAGAAATCTGCAAATTCGCCGAGATATGAATATGACGTTGCTCAACAAAGCAGTTCAAAGAGAACGGTTTATGTCAATAGTGATGTTCCATCACTTTGTGAGATTTGTTTCAAAACATGGCCGGCGAAAAAGCATCTTTGGCAACATTATATTCGTTGTCACAAAAGCGTTGCTGCTACAGTTTGTGGTATTTGTTTGAAAACCAACGTGGACTATGTAACTTTACAGGAACATCTTAAACAGAACCATCCCACCTTGCTTCATGGACAAGGTTTTGGCTCGAACTTTATATGTAGAGTTTGCGGAAGATACCATAATGCAAGCTCCAAGTTGAAATTACACATGGCAatacatgaaaatttcaattggtCTATATTAGAAACTACAAATGATGGTGAAAAGATGTTACAAAGAACTGAAGATAACGAAACATACTTTGAGAGCTTGATAGAACAAGTAGAGTGTTCTTCGAACGAAGATGAAGAAACAGAAGATGAGCATAAAGTAGAAAAAGAGGGTAACGATGATTCAAGTAGTTCAGAAATAAATGATAGTGACAGCGATTCTATCTCTGAAGATTCTAACAGGAATCAAAACGATACTAAACAACACTATCGAAACAATTCCTCTGAAAACTATGGAGAAGGAGAtatgataaataaaaataatgaatgttcTCAGGTTACAACGGAATTCCAAAGTActgaaagtgacaattcaagtTCTGAAAGTTGCAGCAGTGAAGATGAAGATACAGTTGGAGGAAATGAGGAGAGATCTAATACTACATCCTCTAATGAAGTCCTAATAGTTAACGGTTTTACTAATTCTAGTAGTAATGCAATTGTAGTGAATTCCATGGGTGATTCTTTACCATTTGATGATAGTGGTTTGTTAGGTTTTAAAACAGAAGAGTTAGATTCGGCGGTGAAAAGTATCAGTCTAGAGTGTGGGACACAGGTTAAAGAAGATTCGGATATAGAATATTGTGAATTATCGATGGGCACTGCTTTGAATGATGGAGAAATTGAGTCTGCTGTAGGAAGCATATTGTGA